The Musa acuminata AAA Group cultivar baxijiao chromosome BXJ1-3, Cavendish_Baxijiao_AAA, whole genome shotgun sequence genome window below encodes:
- the LOC103978734 gene encoding protein PHOTOPERIOD-INDEPENDENT EARLY FLOWERING 1 isoform X3: MPKTTLAGKMVQEVMKIYLCLLCKKIRLRVRYHDFAEYLNQVNGENVKHHSAENNHVQQDFGQPHNRESNGDSSSFRGQLTIKKLQPKLCSENLDLCDMEHSTLGPSDDLDDRDYTAASEEKDDETTLSEEEELAKKEEVNPLEEIKSLKEESEMPVEELLARYNKDLCIDDGMKKSDFSSSSTDDQLENKTQNLKMIDGEYQEDKSPDQNELDSSVYKEIKTDCDNIMDGRESEIIIADAAAAARSAQPTGNTFSTTKVRTKFPFLLKHPLREYQHIGLDWLVTMYEKRLNGILADEMGLGKTIMTIALLAHLACDKGIWGPHLIVVPTSVMLNWETEFLKWCPAFKILTYFGSAKERKLKRQGWLKPNYFHICITTYRLVIQDSKVFKRKKWKYLILDEAHLIKNWKSQRWQTLLNFNSKRRILLTGTPLQNDLMELWSLMHFLMPHIFQSHQEFKDWFCNPISGMVEGQEKVNKEVVDRLHNVLRPFILRRLKRDVEKQLPKKHEHVIYCRLSRRQRNLYEDFIASSETQATLASSNFFGMISVIMQLRKVCNHPDLFEGRPIVSSFDMAGMDMQLSSSICTIFSSSPFSKVDLCGLNFVFTQNDYCMTSWVKDEVNSIACPPNLIQRTWLEASGSLSFFQSRYELKRKIHGTNIFEEIQKALWEERVKHVKERAMSVAWWNSLQCQKKPVYGTDLRKLVTIKHPVFDILEQKNNPSCYMNFSSRLADIVLSPIERFQKILDLVECFMFAIPASRAPFPVCWCSKGRSPVFLQPAYKEKCREVFAPLLSAIRPAIVRRQVYFPDRRLIQFDCGKLQELAILLRRLKAEGHRALIFTQMTKMLDILEAFINLYGFTYMRLDGSTQPEERQTLMQRFNTNPKYFLFILSTRSGGVGINLVGADTVIFYDSDWNPAMDQQAQDRCHRIGQTREVHIYRLISESTIEENILKKANQKRALDDLVIQSGSYNMEFFKKLDPMELFSGHRSLRIESLQKGNSSTADCSANGMDALLSNADVEAAIKQAEDEADYMALKKLEQEEAVDNQEFTEDIIGRSEDDEPVNEDETKLDEKVAEEQNCCTSVSKENDVILCSSNMCEQKSLALGGEDEDMDMLADVKQMAAAAAAAGQASSSFENQLRPIDRYAMRFLELWDPIVDKSAIEYQAIVEEQEWELDRIEKFKDELEAEIDEDQEPFLYERWDADFATTAYRQHVEALAQQQLLEELECEAQLADDADDENDAFKNGTLDERKPKTKKKMKKTKFKSLKKGPLASDMEVVHEEPSLDDISVDDKVLSPDIISAGSPTRSPPRKKRKKVFAPSEDEENNLRKSIKKLKKASHSNHVVDFNKYGKHTMEATELKLGDGATESDLRPASRTKSGGKISIAYVPVKRVIMVKPERFRKRGPVWSKDCFPAPDIWSSQEDALLCAIVHEYGTNWSFISDTLNDIPCGGSYRGRFRHPVHCCERFRELFFKYVLSAMDSSNTEKITSSGSGKALLKVTEDQIRVLLNVTSELPDNELLLQKHFLAILSSVWRANCLLESYRSRTSSKINFCSNRRFSDSCGKSQRLTGKMNLASSRQSSKLVSTALTDVYKNHEDSAIVSNELGSQSVVDHVNLMLDFPSDEVNYDSVFPSTISLSIHVPELPQAANEPPGQFLLAESSCGIAENRFRLASEACFEGDSCGWASSAFPSSDTNRYRCGLKSQSLGKHKSGSDIIKPSKLKIQRTTEVQEDPSLVSKYVAQPRPTTLMESFDILDTGCDHSQWHAMDALEEPQFVDIVPHAYDPNFFSGLEEMEPLQDITDVG; encoded by the exons ATAAAGTCACTGAAAGAAGAGAGTGAAATGCCCGTAGAAGAACTGCTTGCAAGGTACAACAAG GATTTATGCATTGACGATGGGATGAAGAAATCTGATTTTTCTTCCTCAAGCACTGATGATCAGCTGGAGAACAAAACTCAAAACCTCAAAATGATTGATGGTGAATATCAAGAGGACAAATCTCCAGATCAAAATGAATTGGATTCTTCTGTTTATAAAGAGATAAAAACGGATTGTGATAACATAATGGATGGGAGGGAGAGTGAGATTATCATTGCCGATGCAGCAGCTGCTGCAAGATCAGCACAGCCGACTGGAAACACTTTCTCAACAACAAAAGTGCGGACAAAGTTCCCTTTCCTTCTGAAGCATCCTCTCCGTGAATACCAACACATTGGTCTAGATTGGCTGGTAACAATGTATGAAAAGAGGCTAAATGGAATTCTAGCAGATGAAATGGGCTTAGGGAAGACAATCATGACCATTGCTCTTCTTGCTCACCTAGCTTGTGACAAGGGAATATGGGGGCCTCATCTCATAGTGGTTCCAACTAGTGTCATGCTCAATTGGGAGACTGAATTCCTTAAATGGTGTCCTGCATTCAAAATACTAACATACTTTGGGAGTGCAAAGGAACGGAAGCTTAAACGACAGGGTTGGTTAAAACCTAATTACTTTCACATTTGCATTACTACTTACAGGCTTGTTATTCAGGATTCAAAAGTATTTAAGCGAAAGAAATGGAAATACCTCATTCTGGACGAAGCACACTTGATAAAGAACTGGAAATCTCAGAGGTGGCAGACTCTACTGAATTTTAACTCAAAACGGCGAATTCTGTTGACTGGAACACCCTTGCAGAATGACCTTATGGAACTTTGGTCTTTGATGCATTTCTTAATGCCTCATATTTTTCAGTCTCATCAAGAATTTAAAGACTGGTTTTGCAACCCAATTTCGGGGATGGTGGAGGGCCAGGAGAAAGTTAACAAAGAAGTTGTTGACCGGTTGCATAATGTGCTTCGTCCTTTCATATTAAGACGTTTAAAAAGGGATGTGGAAAAACAACTCCCAAAGAAGCATGAACATGTCATATACTGTAGGCTTTCCAGAAGGCAGCGAAATTTGTATGAAGATTTTATTGCCAGCTCAGAAACTCAAGCAACATTAGCGAGTTCAAATTTTTTCGGGATGATTAGTGTTATAATGCAACTTCGTAAAGTTTGTAACCATCCAGATCTTTTTGAAGGCCGTCCAATTGTAAGTTCATTTGACATGGCTGGTATGGACATGCAATTGAGCTCTTCTATTTGTACAATCTTTTCTTCCAGCCCATTTTCAAAAGTTGATCTCTGTGGCTTAAATTTTGTATTTACACAAAATGATTATTGTATGACTTCATGGGTGAAGGATGAAGTCAACTCAATTGCTTGTCCCCCAAATTTAATCCAGCGTACTTGGCTTGAGGCTTCTGGCAGTCTTTCTTTTTTCCAAAGTAGATATGAGCTGAAGAGAAAAATTCATGGAACTAACATATTTGAAGAGATTCAGAAGGCCCTTTGGGAGGAAAGAGTGAAACATGTGAAAGAAAGAGCCATGTCCGTTGCATGGTGGAATTCCTTGCAGTGCCAGAAGAAGCCCGTATATGGAACTGATCTGAGGAAGCTTGTCACAATAAAACATCCGGTCTTTGACATTCTTGAGCAAAAGAATAATCCTTCATGTTACATGAACTTTTCATCGAGACTGGCAGATATAGTTCTTTCACCCATTGAACGCTTTCAGAAGATTCTTGATCTAGTTGAATGTTTCATGTTTGCAATTCCTGCTTCGCGTGCCCCCTTTCCTGTTTGCTGGTGCAGTAAAGGTAGATCTCCTGTTTTTCTGCAACCAGCATACAAGGAAAAATGCCGAGAGGTCTTTGCACCTTTATTATCAGCTATTAGGCCAGCCATTGTTCGGCGACAAGTTTATTTTCCTGACAGACGTCTAATACAGTTTGACTGTGGAAAGCTACAGGAGCTTGCAATATTGCTAAGACGATTGAAAGCAGAAGGCCACAGGGCTCTAATTTTTACTCAGATGACAAAGATGCTTGATATCTTGGAGGCTTTCATTAATTTGTATGGGTTCACCTACATGCGATTAGATGGATCTACACAGCCAGAAGAGAGACAGACACTGATGCAGCGTTTTAACACAAATCCAAAATACTTCCTGTTTATTTTGTCCACACGTAGCGGTGGTGTGGGGATCAACCTAGTTGGTGCCGATACAGTCATTTTTTATGATAGTGACTGGAATCCTGCGATGGACCAACAAGCTCAAGATAGATGCCATAGAATTGGGCAGACAAGGGAAGTGCACATTTATCGACTTATCAGTGAGAGTACCATTGAGGAAAACATCTTGAAGAAAGCAAACCAGAAGCGTGCACTTGATGATTTGGTTATACAGAGTGGTAGTTACAATATGGAGTTCTTTAAAAAGCTTGATCCAATGGAATTGTTCTCTGGCCATAGAAGTCTCAGAATTGAAAGTTTGCAGAAAGGAAACTCTAGCACTGCTGACTGTTCTGCTAATGGGATGGATGCCCTATTATCCAATGCAGATGTTGAAGCAGCTATTAAACAAGCAGAAGATGAAGCAGATTATATGGCCCTGAAAAAGTTAGAACAAGAAGAGGCTGTTGATAATCAAGAATTCACTGAAGATATCATTGGAAGATCAGAGGATGATGAGCCTGTTAATGAGGATGAGACCAAGCTTGATGAGAAAGTTGCTGAAGAGCAGAATTGCTGCACTTCAGTTAGCAAGGAAAATGACGTTATCTTATGCAGTAGTAATATGTGCGAACAAAAGTCTCTTGCATTAGGTGGGGAAGATGAAGATATGGACATGCTTGCTGATGTTAAGCAGatggctgcagcagcagcagcagctggacAAGCAAGTTCATCTTTTGAAAATCAGCTTCGTCCAATTGACAGATACGCGATGCGTTTTCTGGAACTTTGGGATCCTATAGTCGACAAATCTGCAATAGAGTATCAGGCAATTGTAGAAGAGCAAGAATGGGAGCTTGATCGAATTGAGAAATTTAAAGATGAACTAGAAGCTGAAATTGATGAAGATCAAGAGCCATTCTTATATGAAA GATGGGATGCCGATTTTGCAACCACAGCATATCGCCAGCATGTTGAAGCATTAGCTCAACAGCAG TTGTTGGAAGAACTAGAATGTGAAGCACAGTTAGCGGATGATGCAGATGATGAGAATGATGCTTTCAA GAATGGGACACTAGATGAACGGAAGCCtaagacaaaaaagaaaatgaagaagacAAAGTTCAAGTCTCTGAAGAAAGGGCCATTAGCTTCGGACATGGAAGTTGTTCATGAGGAACCATCACTAGATGACATATCTGTTGATGATAAAGTTCTTTCTCCAGATATTATCTCTGCTGGGTCACCAACACGCTCACCACCTAGAAAAAAGCGCAAGAAGGTTTTTGCTCCCTCAGAAGATGAAGAAAATAACTTGAGGAAAAGCATTAAGAAACTTAAGAAAGCTTCTCACAGTAACCATGTTGTTGATTTCAACAAGTATGGTAAACATACTATGGAAGCTACAGAATTGAAACTTGGAGACGGAGCTACCGAGTCTGATCTGAGACCTGCAAGCAGAACCAAATCTGGTGGAAAGATTTCCATCGCATATGTTCCAGTAAAACGTGTAATAATGGTGAAACCAGAAAGGTTTAGAAAGAGGGGACCAGTTTGGTCAAAAGATTGCTTTCCTGCTCCAGATATTTGGTCATCTCAGGAAGATGCTTTGTTGTGCGCAATTGTACATGAGTATGGCACTAATTGGAGCTTTATAAGTGACACACTTAATGATATTCCTTGTGGTGGATCTTACAGAGGAAGGTTTCGCCATCCTGTCCATTGTTGTGAGAGGTTTCGAGAACTGTTTTTTAAGTATGTTCTGTCTGCTATGGACAGTTCTAATACAGAAAAGATTACCTCTTCTGGATCTGGAAAGGCACTTCTAAAAGTGACTGAG GATCAAATACGTGTATTGCTGAATGTGACAAGTGAGCTTCCTGATAATGAATTGCTTCTTCAGAAACATTTCTTAGCAATTCTTTCTTCTGTATGGAGAGCAAATTGTCTCCTTGAGAGTTATCGAAGCAGGACATCTTCTAAAATTAATTTCTGTTCAAATAGGAGGTTCTCTGACTCTTGTGGTAAGTCTCAAAGATTGACTGGAAAGATGAACTTAGCCAGCTCGAGACAGTCAAGTAAGCTAGTATCCACGGCCCTTACTGATGTTTATAAGAATCACGAAGACTCAGCAATTGTTTCCAACGAGCTAGGTTCTCAATCTGTAGTTGACCATGTGAATCTGATGCTGGACTTTCCCAGTGATGAAGTGAATTATGACAGTGTTTTCCCCTCGACCATTAGTTTATCGATTCATGTTCCAGAACTGCCACAAGCAGCAAATGAACCTCCAGGGCAGTTTTTACTAGCAGAATCATCATGCGGGATTGCTGAAAATCGGTTCAG gcTGGCATCAGAAGCCTGCTTTGAGGGAGATAGTTGCGGATGGGCATCATcagcttttccttcatctgatacCAACAGATACAGATGTGGCTTGAAGTCGCAATCATTAGGCAAGCACAAATCTGGATCCGATATAATAAAGCCTTCCAAATTGAAAATTCAAAGAACTACAGAAGTGCAAGAAGACCCCAGTTTGGTTAGCAAATATGTTGCACAACCTCGACCAACAACACTCATGGAGTCTTTTGACATTTTGGACACGGGGTGTGACCATTCTCAGTGGCATGCCATGGATGCACTTGAAGAGCCACAATTTGTAGATATTGTACCCCATGCCTATGATCCAAACTTCTTTAGTGGCCTCGAGGAAATGGAACCACTGCAGGATATCACTGATGTTGGATGA
- the LOC135632364 gene encoding uncharacterized protein LOC135632364, which produces MGERKVLNKYYPPDFDPAKIPRRRQPKNQQMKVRMMLPMSIRCNTCGTYIYKGTKFNSRKEDVVGETYLGIQIFRFYFKCTKCSAEITFKTDPQNTDYTVESGASRNFEPWRDEDEVVEKEKRKRAEEEMGDAMKSLENRALDSKQDMDILAALEEMRSMKSRHATVSVDLMLETLKRSAYEKEKKIMEELDEADEALIKSITFHGSKDFVRRIHDDEDDDIEELGQPSSSLSETSDNSLKRKLPMETSVKVEKPTDSLTKATMSDGSNDKGNQGGSLLPKFILKSRSVTEGPKKPRTASTDCDPSKAEEEGKSNDITGEGITNGLQSLCQNYDSDESD; this is translated from the exons ATGGGAGAACGCAAGGTCTTGAACAAGTACTACCCGCCGGACTTCGATCCGGCCAAGATACCTCGGCGGCGGCAGCCGAAGAACCAGCAGATGAAAGTTCGGATGATGCTTCCGATGAGCATCCGCTGCAACACCTGTGGAACCTACATCTACAAGGGCACTAAATTCAATTCTCGCAAGGAGGATGTTGTTGGAGAG ACGTATCTTGGAATCCAAATATTTAGGTTTTATTTTAAATGCACTAAATGTTCGGCCGAGATTACTTTCAAGACAGACCCTCAGAACACAGATTACACTGTTGAATCGGGAGCATCACGTAATTTTGAGCCTTGGCGTGATGAAGATGAG GTGgtagaaaaggagaagaggaaaagAGCTGAGGAAGAAATGGGAGATGCTATGAAGTCCCTGGAGAACCGAGCATTAGATTCCAAGCAAGATATGGATATACTTGCTGCACTTGAAGAAATGAGATCTATGAAG TCTAGGCATGCAACTGTAAGTGTTGATTTGATGTTAGAGACTTTAAAAAGATCAGCCTATGAAAAG GAGAAAAAGATAATGGAGGAACTAGATGAAGCAGATGAAGCACTTATCAAGTCCATAACTTTCCAT GGTTCAAAAGATTTTGTTCGAAGAATACATGATGATGAGGATGATGATATTGAAGAGCTAGGCCAGCCATCTTCTAGTTTAAGTGAAACATCAGATAACAGTTTAAAG AGGAAGCTTCCTATGGAGACCTCAGTGAAGGTGGAAAAGCCAACAGATTCTTTAACTAAAGCTACCATGTCTGATGGCTCTAATGATAAAG GAAATCAGGGTGGTTCTTTGTTGCCCAAGTTTATACTAAAATCTCGATCTGTGACAGAGGGTCCTAAGAAGCCTCGAACTGCATCCACAGATTGTGACCCTTCAAAAGCCGAGGAAGAAGGTAAAAGCAATGATATCACTGGAGAAGGGATCACAAATGGGCTGCAATCCCTCTGCCAAAACTATGACAGTGATGAAAGCGATTGA